Within Triticum dicoccoides isolate Atlit2015 ecotype Zavitan chromosome 1B, WEW_v2.0, whole genome shotgun sequence, the genomic segment gcctgggctagcagggtggatgtcgtttgagtttctgtttgtgttttatccgtagtcggatggtgctcttatgtaagatgatgttgtattcgtgtggcattgtatgccttatgtatgtatccccatctattatgtaatgttgatgtaatgatatccaccttgcaaagcgtttcaatatgcggttctatccttggtgggaccttcgagtctctttaggatagtatcgcatattgggcgtgacaacggtgatacactgttcattacgggccagtttcaccacgggctgttaatgggtataaagtgatacactgttcattacgggccagtttcaccatgagtCGCTAATGGGTCAagggttacaaaggtcctcatatgggccgaaagacgtcatgggacatacatgggccggaagttaaaaaggGCTAGAATTATATTGGACGATCCAAATGGCGCTACTGGGTCTAATTCAGATAGgttgtaacgggccctgggttaggggGTTGTaagtgggctatatgcgaacaggtcgttaacatgctttccgtgggccggcctgccaccttttgaccaagtcaaacaggtcggccttttcacaggaatgggcctctgttggaccgtgccacgtgtcgatgtatcataggcgccttcggtccaatgagtggatgacatctgtccaaacgttgagtcgacacgtgtttcctccagccaatgatgattttacacgtggaaaatccccattggtcggggctgttaacggattatcggatccaaaaccggacccgatagcttaacggtgttccgttacggtggatgccatgtgtcggtcacccttgacgaaagcacttctatgacgcgcgttttatcgtcatgaaagtggacacttccgtgatgataattttggtaatgtcatggaacacttctatgacagcacatgtatgcatatcttgattctgtcataaaattgtcatggatgtacatgcatgacagaaaacatgatctactgtgacaaacacatatcatcacgaaagtgttttctttttttgtagtgatggctcTCAGCCGCCACTCGCAACAGATGATTATTCAAAGCCAGAGCAAGAACTCTAAAAGAAGACATAGAACGAGTGATTGGTTTGGAGGCAATACCTTGCAACGCCTTGCTCGCCTTGAGGATCATGGCCTTGTCCATCATGTGCGACACCttggaagccgacgcccgcgcgctgCGCCGCCCGGCCCGCGCCGGAGAATCCGGCAGAAGCTCACGCTGAGGAAGCGGGGACGCCGGACAGTCGGGCTCCTCGCGCAACTCCTCAAACAagatctaagagcatctacaaccggactccCCATACCTGCCTACATGCGGATGGGCTGTTCGGTCAGTGTCCGGACACAAAAACGCCACCCATTCGGGCTCCCCACAACCGCCCCAAAAGCCGGGACTGGTCAGGAGGGCCCGTGCCAATTCGCCTGTGTTCGTCCTCCCCTCCTTACTACTAAAGGTCAGCACCACCGGACTTAAAAGAAGTATATGGTCATCGATGTACCCTCTCAGGTTCAGATTCAGATGTCGAAAATGATTAATAAACTTTTAACAAATTAAGCAAGGCTATCAATGCTTGCTTTGCAATTGTAAGGAACATGGACATTCATGATATATCTTCTCTGTTTATGAATAAAGAAAATTCATAGTGACAGTCTACAACCTTCAGAAAGGATATGTTGATGACCGAAGCTAACCGCTTTGGAATGACTCGGCTATTTAAGCCGGCCGCGTGGCTCCTCGCCGCtctgcgaggtgggactaaatcccCAACCAAGCCGGCCCAACATTGAAAATCTTAAGTTTTTACTTATACCTTCTAATTTACGGTTCATGCAGGAGCATATAAGCTTGCGAGTAGATACTCCACGTCCCTCAAAGTCGCTTTGTCATCTCGAGCTCAAATGCTCCTCGTGTGAATAAAATATCAAACAGTTGTACTATTTCTACCATTTCTGTTATCTGTCTTCCGTTGTCCATTGGTCCCTGTCGTGCCAAATCTGTAGCGCTCTTGCTGTGTGTACCCTGCCTGCCAACCGTGCTGAATATACCTGACGCCCAGCGTCCACAGTTGCTTCTTCCGGGAGTCAGGCTGGTTGTGgttggactcgtttgacagtgcgtGTTGCCTACCAATCTCTGGCGAAATATCCAACAGGAATCTGTGATGTCCAAGGTGGCAAGTAGCTAGTGACCCATGAACCATGATGATGCAATATATATACTGGATTGCCTCTGCCTGGACACACACCCACAAGTAATTGGCTCTCTTACGATCAGAGAGTGCTGCACATCTACGAGCATTAGCAATGGCAACCATCAGCGCCACGGCCGTCTTCGTCGCCGCCAGACCGCCGCGGTCTCCACGTAAGTTGCTAAGTGAGAATGAGACGCCGCATGCAGATGCAGGGCTGCCTCGGCTGAGAGTGGCCAAGGCCGCGAGGCTGAGGTGCAGCTACTCCAAGGACCTCAAGAAGAAGGCTTCTTCGGCTCTGGCTCTGGCGGTGGTCAACGGCGCGCCGCTGCTCGCTGAGGCGAGCgccatggcggtggcggcggccctggtggtggccccGGCGCTGGTTCTGGCGCTGGTGGACGAGCGGGTGTCGACCGACGGCACCGGGCTGAGGCTGAGCCACGACCTGCTGGGGTGGATCCTGATGGTTGGCTTCGGCCTCGCCTTGTCCTACACCGTCTACTCCTCCATCCTCGAAGAGGACAACGACAACGACCAGTCCAGCGCCGGCGGCATCACGATCTGAACACCGCAccgccatcttcttcttcttcctgcctGACCGGCCGTCGAAGCTTTGCATGATTACCCGTTATCTTTGAAGAATGGACGAATATTGATTCCTAAGCTACTGAttactttctctttttatttttttattctgacAGTGAGAGTACTTTCCGTGACGGCGTTAAATACTATGCCCTTCGTTTCATGATGTAATACGTGTTCGACACTAATATAATGTCAAAAATCATGTTacattataggacggagggagtagttgcagTTGTA encodes:
- the LOC119350655 gene encoding photosystem II reaction center W protein, chloroplastic-like is translated as MATISATAVFVAARPPRSPRKLLSENETPHADAGLPRLRVAKAARLRCSYSKDLKKKASSALALAVVNGAPLLAEASAMAVAAALVVAPALVLALVDERVSTDGTGLRLSHDLLGWILMVGFGLALSYTVYSSILEEDNDNDQSSAGGITI